The Pochonia chlamydosporia 170 chromosome 1, whole genome shotgun sequence genome window below encodes:
- a CDS encoding cytochrome p450 protein (similar to Togninia minima UCRPA7 XP_007913487.1), translating to MALLQVDSLPLGATTTILGLVTVLIALRFAAGRKLHPDEPTVLPSWIPFIGHLIGMAVYGGRYIKKLGLSHPNEPIFTLPVPGSRIYVVTDPSLAASIQRNVKTLSFSPLIPDITKRVLGLDDDTVTAIRQNLDPEPGDPRGFLADVHDVVYGAFGPGEYLNSLSCEASQELCLQLVEFGSSLQKLYPLGQEVDLLQWTRHLVTVGSARYLYGPRNPIAEDPNLEAAFWAFDQGLGGLLMGVWPSVTASEAYQGRERVVNAFTKYLDAGHIKDAARISRDRVRLEEQYGMNQQMIARSALSFIFAGIVNTTTTTFWVVLRLFANKELLNIVRQEVVEALQASEELEGPGKLSIGILKEKCITLFAVFRECLRIGSENFSVRLIKEDILLADRYFLKKDAVVQIAGGIIHANKSIWGDDVDDFNPQRFLTQRAKSGGIHPAAFRGFGGGKTLCPGRHFATNEILAFAALIVHGFDITSPGGGEILVPRKNDRVMPVHILEPNSRDRPRVSIKVRDEAKTLQHLTIVM from the exons ATGGCTCTATTGCAAGTCGATAGCCTGCCTTTAGGCGCAACAACTACCATATTAGGATTGGTGACAGTCTTAATAGCCCTTCGTTTTGCTGCCGGAAGGAAACTGCATCCTGATGAGCCGACTGTTTTACCGTCTTGGATTCCCTTCATTGGCCACTTAATAGGCATGGCTGTATATGGTGGTCGGTATATAAAGAAACTTGG TTTGTCACATCCGAATGAACCCATATTCACTCTGCCGGTCCCAGGTTCACGAATCTATGTGGTGACAGAcccttccttggcagcatctATTCAACGAAATGTTAAGACTCTTTCCTTCTCGCCTCTTATACCGGATATTACTAAGAGAGTGCTCGGTCTGGACGACGATACCGTGACAGCAATAAGGCAAAATCTTGACCCTGAACCAGGGGACCCTCGAGGCTTCTTGGCTGATGTTCACGATGTCGTTTATGGCGCCTTCGGTCCTGGTGAGTATCTGAATTCTCTGAGCTGCGAAGCAAGCCAGGAACTGTGTCTTCAGCTCGTCGAGTTTGGATCATCTTTGCAAAAGTTGTACCCATTAGGACAGGAGGTGGACCTTTTGCAATGGACTCGTCACCTGGTCACAGTAGGATCCGCCAGATATCTTTATGGTCCACGAAACCCAATAGCCGAAGACCCGAACCTCGAGGCCGCATTCTGGGCGTTTGATCAAGGCCTTGGAGGTCTTCTTATGGGTGTCTGGCCATCGGTTACAGCTTCAGAAGCCTACCAAGGTAGAGAGCGAGTGGTCAATGCCTTCACGAAATATCTCGACGCTGGGCATATAAAGGACGCAGCCCGGATCTCTAGAGATCGTGTTCGACTAGAAGAACAGTATGGCATGAATCAGCAAATGATTGCACGCTCTGCGTTGTCATTCATCTTCGCTGGGATTGTCAACACGACGACGACCACATTTTGGGTGGTTCTTCGCTTGTTTGCAAACAAAGAGCTACTAAATATTGTCCGACAAGAAGTAGTAGAAGCTTTGCAAGCAAGCGAGGAACTGGAAGGACCGGGAAAACTGAGTATTGGAATCTTGAAAGAGAAGTGCATAACGCTATTTGCTGTCTTTCGAGAGTGCCTGCGCATTGGATCTGAGAACTTCTCTGTCAGATTGATCAAGGAAGACATTCTCCTTGCGGATAGATACTTCCTCAAGAAAGACGCCGTTGTCCAGATTGCAGGAGGTATTATTCACGCCAATAAGTCCATTTGGGGAGATGATGTGGATGATTTCAACCCACAGCGTTTTCTCACACAAAGGGCCAAGTCTGGCGGCATCCATCCAGCTGCTTTTCGgggctttggtggtggcaagaCCCTTTGTCCCGGAAGGCATTTTGCAACAAACGAGATTCTAGCTTTCGCAGCACTCATCGTCCATGGTTTCGACATTACGTCTCCCGGAGGTGGTGAAATTCTGGTGCCACGGAAGAACGACCGAGTGATGCCTGTTCACATTTTGGAACCGAATTCTAGAGATCGCCCGAGAGTGTCAATAAAAGTGAGAGATGAGGCGAAGACGCTACAACACCTGACAATAGTTATGTAA